The window ATTCCATTAGTGGAACTTCCTTCTACTACAATTTGCCTTAGCGTAATCCCGTGCTGCCCCTGTAAAACCCTATAGATGATTTCCTTGATGATAAGAGGTGCAAGTACTGGTATATCATTCGGAGTCTCTAGCAAACGGACTAACCTGGTTACCGCGTCCAACAGAGATATCTCTATTTTGCTAACATACATGCCTCTCTTAGCATTTTCTTTTTGGTTAACAGCCAGTTGAGAATCCTGTAAAACCTCCAAGATTTGATTTGCCGTAAATTCGAGTTTCAGAGCCAAATATGGATTCTCATAAGAAGCTTCCGTGACTATACCGGTGATTGGCAAGTTAACGGATGCAGCAAGGTAATCCGCAGGGCCGTATACATAGCGCTCCTGCGCCAGAAATACCTCCTTCCTACCCTGAACGATAATGCATAATGAGGGCATGTAAACTCCGTAACTTGGACCGGTAATATTAGAGAAGCGAGAGAAAGATAAAGAAGGAATAGCAGTCTCATGAGAGCCGTCTTTGCCAGTCTGCCCCTCAATAATTTGGGTAAGTTCAGCCCGCTGTTTATCGATTGGTTTAGACATAATAACCTCCTTGTGTCCTTATTTTTTTATAGTTCCATACTAATACATATTCCTCCGGAACGTAAGTAGTGTTAGAGGATTAGGCAATGATTTGGTAGGAATGATATAAGGGTTCCCTATTTTTTTGTTGCATAATAAGGGAGTCAAAGTTTTTTACCCTTACATCTCAACAAAATAGGTTAAGGAGTTTAATCCACATGAAAAAACGTAAATTAGGAAAAAGTGAATTGGAGGTCTCCTCCGTAGGCCTTGGATGTATGGGCATGAGCCATGGATACGGTCCTGCCTCGGACAAAAAAGAGATGATTTCGCTAATTCATGAGGCAATTGACCGAGGTGTTACTTTCTTCGATACTGCAGAGGTATATGGTCCATATCGCAATGAGGAATTGGTAGGGGAAGCCCTTGCTCCTTTTAAGGGAAAAGTGGTTATCGCGACTAAATTTGGTATTCAAATGGATAATGGCAAGCAGGTGCTTGAAAGCAAGCCGGAGACCATTCGGCAATCAGTTGAAGGCTCGCTAAATCGCTTAAAAGTTGACACCATTGATCTCTATTATCAGCATCGGGTTGATCCAAATGTGCCGATTGAGGAAGTAGCGGGAGTAGTACAAGACTCAATCAAGGAAGGTAAAGTTAAACATTGGGGGCTTTCTGAAGCAGGTGTGGAAACGATTCGGCGTGCACACTCGATTCATCCACTGGCTGCTATTCAAAGTGAATACTCGATGATGTGGAGAAGTCCTGAAGAAGAGCTATTGCCTACCCTTGAAGAACTGGGAATCGGGTTTGTTCCTTTCAGTCCATTGGGGAAGGGATTCCTTACCGGAACAATTAAAAAGGATGCAACGTTCGGTCGCTCAGATTTCCGTAGCATTGTTCCTCTCTTCCAACCTGAGAATATCGAGGCAAATCAGGTGTTGGTTGATTTGATAATAAAGATTGCAGTAGAAAAAGACGCAACCCCAGCCCAAATCGCACTTGGATGGGTGCTTGCTCAGAAACCATGGATTGTTCCGATTCCAGGCACGCGGAAATTGGAGCGTCTCGATGAAAATCTTAGGGCGGCAGATATTGAACTGAGCACTGAGGAGCTCAATGACTTGAATGATGCCTTATCTAAAATTGAGATCTCGGGAGATCGCTATCCGGCGGAATACGCAAATAGGGTAGGTAAATAACAGATGTTCTATATAGAAAACAGGAGGATTTTATATGCAAAAAGTAACTTTAAATAATGGTGTTGAAATGCCAATTCTCGGATTTGGTGTTTTTCAGATTCAGGATGAAAATGAATGTGAACAATCTGTTTACGACGCGATTATGGGAGGATATCGTCTAATCGATACTGCTGCCTCTTATCTTAATGAAGAAGCAGTCGGCAGAGCAATCAAGCGGAGCGGTGTGCCAAGAGAGGAATTGTTCATTACAACAAAACTCTGGGTTCAGGATGCTGGTTATGAGAGCACAACGAAAGCATTCGCAAAATCACTGAAAAGACTTCAATTGGATTATTTAGACCTATACCTAATCCATCAGCCATTTGGTGATGTATATGGTTCTTGGCGTGCAATGGAGGAATTGTACCGTGAAGGAAAAATCAGGGCTATCGGAGTAAGTAACTTCCATCCAGACCGCCTGATTGATTTGATTATTCATAATGAAGTTGTTCCTGCAGTTAACCAGGTAGAAACACATGTTTTCACTCAACAAATCGAAAGTCATGCTTTTATGAAAGAGAACAATGTTCAGATAGAGTCTTGGGGGCCATTTGCTGAAGGAAAAAATAACATGTTCCAGAACGAAATTCTGGTTTCCATAGCCGAAAAGTATAATAAATCCGTTGCACAAGTGGTATTACGTTGGTTGATTCAAAGAGGAGTTGTTGCGATTCCAAAGTCTGTTCACAAGGAAAGAATCGTCGAAAACTTTAATATCTTTGACTTTGAATTAAACCAGGAGGATATGGACCTAATCACTACGCTAGATACGAAAGAGAGCTTATTCTTTTCACATAGGGATCCTGCAATGGTGAAATGGATTGCTACCCGTAAACTTGAGATTTAATACTTTGTTTCCTTATTTACAAGAAAAAAGTCGATTTCCTTCCAGGAACATCGGCTTTTTTTATAGAGGCTGTGTTAAAGCTCAATGTTGATTTTTTGCACAAGTTGATTGGAGTGGAAGGCGCGAGACTCCTGCGGGAGCAGCGGGACAGGTGAGACCCCGCAAGCGCTTTAGCGCCGAGGAGGCTCACCGCCCGCCCCGCGGAAAGCGAAGCGCCTGGAACGGAAATCAACATTCTAGATTAACAGAGCCTTTATAGAAAATAATTTGATAACTTTTACATTTTGAAGAATTAAACTTAAACGTGTGCTTATCTTGATTAAAGTGTAAGTAATGATCTTCCGCAATCGGGCGCTTTTTTGAAATTTATGAATACAACTCTTGCAGTTTTTTATCCGAAGGAAGGAAGCATGTTATAATCCCCAACAATGGTAATGTCCCAACAAAGATGATGGTACTCGGTAAACTGATTAAGTCAGCTAAATAGCCAAGTCCGACTGAACCCAAAGCCCCCATTCCAAAGGCTAAACCTACTGTTAATCCAGCCATGGTTCCGATTTTTCCTGGGAATAATTCTTGTGCATAAACCACCGTTACCGAGAAGCTCGACATAAGTAAAAAGCCTGAAACTGCAAGGAGAGCAAAAGCAATGGTACTTGGGACAAACGGTATCAAAATTGTAAGTGGAGCAGATCCTATCATGGATAGAAAAATGATATTCTTTTTTCCAAACCGATCTGCCAGTGGTCCACCAAAAAATGTTCCAATTGCTCCAGTGACCAAAAAGGCAAATAAAAACATCTGTGATTGCTTAATAGTAAAGGCATACTTCTCAATCGCATAAAACGCATAATAATTGGTCATTCCGGAAATATACCACGAGCGGGCAAAAATAAGAAATAATATTAAAGTCAATGCTACCCATACTGTTTTTGGGACTTTAGCATTCTTTTTAGTGTTAACATCCTTTTTGGACTTCATCATTGCTCGATCAGACTGAAACCTTTGGGTATACCACCGGGCAATAAATATCAACAATCCAACAGCAGTAGCAGCAACGATTGAAAACCAAGATGCACCTTTTTGACCAAGTGGGACAAGAATAATTGCTGTAATTAACGGGGCCAACGCTTGACCAGAATTACCACCAACCTGATAAATAGATTGAGCAAGACCTCTACGTGGACCAGAGGCCATAAATGCTACTCTTGATCCTTCAGGATGGAAGATGGCTGATCCAAGACCTATTAAGGCTACAGAGAAAATGATCATTTCAAAACGTGGGGAAAATGCGAGTCCAAGCACACCAACCATCGTTATGGAAAGACCGATAGGCAGTGCATATGGTCTAGGCTTTTTGTCGGCAATCATTCCGATAATCGGTTGTAAAACTGAGGCAACTATATTCAACGAGAAGGCAATCATTCCTAGTTGCGTATAGGAAAGTCCCATTGATTTTTCTAAAATTGGGAACATAGCTGGGACCACAGCTTGAAGAGAATCATTTAGCAAATGGCATAAGCCAATTACAAATAATATTTTATAGGCAGTCGTTCCCTGTTTGTTACTCAGGGAACCAATTGAAACAGCTTGATGACTCATCTTTTTCTCCTCTTCCCGGTTTATTATTCACCTTGCGAACGTTTTCTCTTATACTAGGTATCTTACAAAATTTTTGAATTAAATAGTATATATTTGCATGATAATATCAAAAAAATCTTTTATTTAGGATAGGGTGCCAAAACGAGACCAGGATCATCTCGTCGTTTTGAAATATTGGTGTCACAAATTGTTTAGTGATTGATTGAAAATTTGCTTGCACAATTGACAGCTAAATGTAATTTTTATATAATTATTTTGAATTCAAGATATTTCCATTAAAAAATAAAGGAATGAATGAAATATGATTTCTGATCAAATTAGTCAATCATTAAAATTATTTATTGTTCTTTCACGTTCCTATAAAGCGCTAAATGAACAAGCTAATAAGTTAATTGCTGAAAAGGGCTTAAATCCAACAGAATTTGCAGTCTTAGAGCTTCTATTTCACAAAGGAGATCAGCCACTGCAACAAATTGGCGGGAAAATATTGCTGGCCAGCGGTAGTATTACCTATGTGGTTGATAAGTTAGAACAAAAAGGGCTGTTAAAGCGCGTGGCATGTCCCAATGATCGCCGCGTTACTTACGCTCAAATCACTGATGAAGGAAAGCAGTTTATTGACGAAATTTTTCCGGAACATGCACAAAAAATTGATGAAATGATGTCAGTACTATCAAATGAAGAAAAAAATACGGCAATTGAATTATTAAAAAAGCTTGGTATTGCAGCTGGGAAATATTAAAAAGCGGTTAAAGACTGCTTTTTTTTTTGAGGATTTGTTAAAGCGCATTGTTTATTATGCTCACCTGGTGATAGGACCGGAAATCAACAGGTAAGTTTAACACAGCCTTTTAATGGCTTTTTCTATTATCAGCATCCTAGCATTGATGATGCTGTTTTCAAAATGTAGCAAAAAAATATGTTTGCATCAGAAAAAGGGAATAACCAGTTTCTCATCAAAATCGTATTAGCAAGACAAATCTTGTAAGGGGGTTAACAGCTTTGAAATTTGAAGATTATCTTTATACTCGACCAAATATCAGTGAAATCGAGTCTGAGTTTCAAATAGGACTTGAACAATTTAATCAAGCAAGTAGTGTTGCGGAACAAATTAAAGCGATTGAAAAAATAAATGTGGTACGTAATAACTTTGGTACAATGGTAAATCTTTGTTATATCCGCCATTCTATTGATACCAATAATGAATTTTATAAATCTGAACAAGATTACATAGATGAGATTGAGCCGGAGGTGGAAGGTTTGGTCACGAAATACTATCAAGCATTAGTGAACTCTAAGTACCGCAAAGATTTGGAAAGTAAGTGGGGTACACAACTTTTTGCGCTTGCCGAGACACAATTGAAGACTTTTACTCCAGAAATCGTACCGCTTTTGCAAAAAGAAAATAAGCTTTCGAGTGAATACACGAAGCTGATTGCCTCCGCAAAAATTTTGTTTGAAGGAAAAGAGCTAACCCTTGTTCAGCTAGAACCATTTGGAGAGTCCCCAGATAGAAAAATGAGAATCAAAGCTAATGAAGCACGGTTTGGCTTTTTGGCTAAAAATGAACAAAAACTTGATCAAATTTACGATGATTTGGTTAAGGTACGAACAGAAATTGCCAGGATCCTAGGGTATTCAAGTTTTGTTGAACTTGCCTATGATCGAATGAGTCGAACCGACTATAATGCCGAAATGGTTTCTAAATTTCGTAGACAAGTAGAGGAATTTATTGTTCCATTGGCCACGAAATTAAAGGAAAGACAACGAAATCGGATTGGGGTAGAAAAGTTAAAATATTACGATGAATCGATTATCTTTCAATCAGGTAATGCAACTCCAAAGGGAAGTCCGCAATGGATTATCGAGAATGGTCAAAAAATGTACGAGGAGCTCTCTACAGAAACGGGAGAATTTTTCTCCTTTATGACAGAGAACGGATTAATGGATTTAGTGGCCAAGAAAGGGAAAGCTGGTGGCGGCTATTGTACATTTATCGAAAATTATAAAGCACCGTTCATTTTTTCAAATTTTAACGGTACATCAGGAGATATTGATGTTTTAACTCATGAAGCAGGACACGCTTTTCAAGTTTTTTCAAGCAGACATTATGATATTCCAGAGTATTACTGGCCGACCTACGAGGCATGCGAAATTCATTCAATGAGTATGGAATTTTTCACCTGGCCTTGGATGGAACACTTTTTCAAGGAAGATACGGATAAATATCAATTTGCCCATTTAAGTGACGCATTACTTTTCTTGCCTTATGGCGTTTCTGTTGATGAATTTCAACATTGGGTTTATGAGAATCCTGAGGCAACACCAGATGAGCGAAAGTCCACTTGGAGACAGATTGAAAAAAAATACTTGCCACATAAAGATTATGACGGTTTCACCTATTTAGAAAACGGTGGTTTTTGGCAGCGCCAGGCTCATATTTATAATTCACCTTTTTATTACATTGATTATACTTTAGCACAAATTTGTGCGTTTCAATTTTGGAAGCGGTCGAAAGAGGATTGGAAAGCTGCTTGGGAGGACTATGTAAAGCTATGTAAACTTGGAGGAAGTGAGCCCTTTACTAAGCTTGTTGCAGAGGCACATTTGATCTCTCCTTTTGAAGATGGTTGCCTAAAATCCGTAATCGATGAAATTGAAAAATGGCTAGATACAGTTGACGACACTACCCTATAACCAAAAAAAATTAAATGAGACTGGCCTTTAAGTCAGTCTCATTTAATTTTTTTTTGCTTTCCTTGGAAGGTTGTTTTAAAAAGCTCGTCTGTGATTGTCCTTCCCTTCATATACATAGATAAGAAGGGGGAACTAAACTTGAAACCAAATTGGAGTGCATCCTTTCAAATAGCAGCAGTTTATGTAGGAACAGTCGTGGGAGCTGGCTTCGCCACAGGGAAAGAAATAGTAGAGTTTTTTTCTCGATTTGGATTAATTGGATTTATAGGGATAATTGTTAGTGGTTCTTTACTCATTATTTTAGGTTCAAAATTAATGATATTAGCAGCACGGGTTGGAGCTACTTCGTATCAAGAGTTTAATGAATTCTTATTTGGGAAGCTTGTTGGAAGGATCATCAATATCCTGACTTTATTAATGCTTCTTGGCGTTTGTGCTGTTATGCTTTCCGGTGCTGGAGCCGTATTTAGTGAGCAATTGAATTTGCCTAAAACATTAGGAATTCTCATAACGATTGGTCTTTCAGTCCTCGTTCTGGTTATAGGCATGAAAGGCTTGTTTATTGTAAATACATTTGTTGTACCGATGATGATTTCATTTTGCTTTATCTTAATGTTCATTTCAGTGGGCTTCCCCCATTTTACTGAACAACTACTGACCATCCCCTTTTTGACGGATGGCTGGAAAGCAGTTGTGACCCCGTTTTCTTATGCTGCATTTAATTTATTGCTTGCGCAAGCAGTCCTGGTACCTGTTGCCAACGAAATTAAAGATGAACAGACAATTAAGTGGGGCGGAATTCTCGGAGGTATTGCACTGACCTTAATCCTTTTATGCAGCCATGTGGTATTAATAATGCTCCCCAATGTAGAAACATATGAGGTTCCCATGGCTGTTATTGTAAAGAACATAGCATCAAGCCTTTATTGGATATATGTTTTCATTATTTATGGAGAGATATTTACTTCGGTGATAGGGAATGTGTTTGGACTTGAACGTCAGCTTCGAAAATATATCGGTCTCTCCAGCATTGCGATTATATTTTTCATTTTTTTAAGTACTTATTTTATTAGTCTTGTTGATTATGGGACACTTCTTTCATATTTATATCCTGCTTTTGGTTATTTTAGTTTAGCTTTCATTGCCTTATTATGGATGAAACCACTAGATTCAAAAAAACCATAATAAAAATCTCTTCATAAAAATGGAAAAAGCAGCCTTTAATCCGAAAGGATTGGCTGCTTAACGAAATGGAAGAAGAACGAACAGAA of the Bacillus sp. 1NLA3E genome contains:
- a CDS encoding AraC family transcriptional regulator produces the protein MSKPIDKQRAELTQIIEGQTGKDGSHETAIPSLSFSRFSNITGPSYGVYMPSLCIIVQGRKEVFLAQERYVYGPADYLAASVNLPITGIVTEASYENPYLALKLEFTANQILEVLQDSQLAVNQKENAKRGMYVSKIEISLLDAVTRLVRLLETPNDIPVLAPLIIKEIIYRVLQGQHGITLRQIVVEGSSTNGIRDVIDHIMNNYDQSFRIEDLAEIANMSVSSLHRHFKEVTAMSPIQYQKQLRLQESRRLLFSESKDATEAAFRVGYESPSQFSREYSRMFGLPPKEDIKRLKETYSPS
- a CDS encoding aldo/keto reductase, with the translated sequence MKKRKLGKSELEVSSVGLGCMGMSHGYGPASDKKEMISLIHEAIDRGVTFFDTAEVYGPYRNEELVGEALAPFKGKVVIATKFGIQMDNGKQVLESKPETIRQSVEGSLNRLKVDTIDLYYQHRVDPNVPIEEVAGVVQDSIKEGKVKHWGLSEAGVETIRRAHSIHPLAAIQSEYSMMWRSPEEELLPTLEELGIGFVPFSPLGKGFLTGTIKKDATFGRSDFRSIVPLFQPENIEANQVLVDLIIKIAVEKDATPAQIALGWVLAQKPWIVPIPGTRKLERLDENLRAADIELSTEELNDLNDALSKIEISGDRYPAEYANRVGK
- a CDS encoding aldo/keto reductase; its protein translation is MQKVTLNNGVEMPILGFGVFQIQDENECEQSVYDAIMGGYRLIDTAASYLNEEAVGRAIKRSGVPREELFITTKLWVQDAGYESTTKAFAKSLKRLQLDYLDLYLIHQPFGDVYGSWRAMEELYREGKIRAIGVSNFHPDRLIDLIIHNEVVPAVNQVETHVFTQQIESHAFMKENNVQIESWGPFAEGKNNMFQNEILVSIAEKYNKSVAQVVLRWLIQRGVVAIPKSVHKERIVENFNIFDFELNQEDMDLITTLDTKESLFFSHRDPAMVKWIATRKLEI
- a CDS encoding MFS transporter encodes the protein MSHQAVSIGSLSNKQGTTAYKILFVIGLCHLLNDSLQAVVPAMFPILEKSMGLSYTQLGMIAFSLNIVASVLQPIIGMIADKKPRPYALPIGLSITMVGVLGLAFSPRFEMIIFSVALIGLGSAIFHPEGSRVAFMASGPRRGLAQSIYQVGGNSGQALAPLITAIILVPLGQKGASWFSIVAATAVGLLIFIARWYTQRFQSDRAMMKSKKDVNTKKNAKVPKTVWVALTLILFLIFARSWYISGMTNYYAFYAIEKYAFTIKQSQMFLFAFLVTGAIGTFFGGPLADRFGKKNIIFLSMIGSAPLTILIPFVPSTIAFALLAVSGFLLMSSFSVTVVYAQELFPGKIGTMAGLTVGLAFGMGALGSVGLGYLADLISLPSTIIFVGTLPLLGIITCFLPSDKKLQELYS
- a CDS encoding MarR family winged helix-turn-helix transcriptional regulator; its protein translation is MISDQISQSLKLFIVLSRSYKALNEQANKLIAEKGLNPTEFAVLELLFHKGDQPLQQIGGKILLASGSITYVVDKLEQKGLLKRVACPNDRRVTYAQITDEGKQFIDEIFPEHAQKIDEMMSVLSNEEKNTAIELLKKLGIAAGKY
- a CDS encoding M3 family oligoendopeptidase, which translates into the protein MKFEDYLYTRPNISEIESEFQIGLEQFNQASSVAEQIKAIEKINVVRNNFGTMVNLCYIRHSIDTNNEFYKSEQDYIDEIEPEVEGLVTKYYQALVNSKYRKDLESKWGTQLFALAETQLKTFTPEIVPLLQKENKLSSEYTKLIASAKILFEGKELTLVQLEPFGESPDRKMRIKANEARFGFLAKNEQKLDQIYDDLVKVRTEIARILGYSSFVELAYDRMSRTDYNAEMVSKFRRQVEEFIVPLATKLKERQRNRIGVEKLKYYDESIIFQSGNATPKGSPQWIIENGQKMYEELSTETGEFFSFMTENGLMDLVAKKGKAGGGYCTFIENYKAPFIFSNFNGTSGDIDVLTHEAGHAFQVFSSRHYDIPEYYWPTYEACEIHSMSMEFFTWPWMEHFFKEDTDKYQFAHLSDALLFLPYGVSVDEFQHWVYENPEATPDERKSTWRQIEKKYLPHKDYDGFTYLENGGFWQRQAHIYNSPFYYIDYTLAQICAFQFWKRSKEDWKAAWEDYVKLCKLGGSEPFTKLVAEAHLISPFEDGCLKSVIDEIEKWLDTVDDTTL
- a CDS encoding YkvI family membrane protein, with translation MKPNWSASFQIAAVYVGTVVGAGFATGKEIVEFFSRFGLIGFIGIIVSGSLLIILGSKLMILAARVGATSYQEFNEFLFGKLVGRIINILTLLMLLGVCAVMLSGAGAVFSEQLNLPKTLGILITIGLSVLVLVIGMKGLFIVNTFVVPMMISFCFILMFISVGFPHFTEQLLTIPFLTDGWKAVVTPFSYAAFNLLLAQAVLVPVANEIKDEQTIKWGGILGGIALTLILLCSHVVLIMLPNVETYEVPMAVIVKNIASSLYWIYVFIIYGEIFTSVIGNVFGLERQLRKYIGLSSIAIIFFIFLSTYFISLVDYGTLLSYLYPAFGYFSLAFIALLWMKPLDSKKP